One Artemia franciscana chromosome 7, ASM3288406v1, whole genome shotgun sequence DNA segment encodes these proteins:
- the LOC136028836 gene encoding adhesive plaque matrix protein-like: MKASQSCLFFLISLYVASTVQQKYDYENYEKGMPYSFAYKVNDPYNYNDFGHKEKNDGYATTGEYFVNLPDGRLQVVKYISDHNGYRADVSYIGEAKYERQTYSQSYDYKSGVNQSPETKYDQYNSIDKPRYRPSYNQYKTAYKKTYAPSYDKYKSAYKPTYAPKYKYKPIYKENKAIKQRPTYPIGFKSKVRLVSVVKDNPSGYDPNQKNDRRYISARASELNGYETIPIYKPKKRLGDLPWSETGWVPMYIPSY; encoded by the exons GCTTCGCAGTCATGTCTCTTTTTTCTCATTTCCTTATATGTTGCATCTACAGTCCAGCAAAAATATGACTACGAAAACTAT gaaaaagggATGCCCTACTCTTTTGCATATAAAGTCAATGATCCTTACAACTATAACGATTTTggacacaaagagaaaaatgatGGCTACGCAACAACCGGGGAATACTTTGTAAATCTTCCAGACGGTCGACTACAAGTGGTGAAATACATATCTGATCACAACGGATATCGGGCTGATGTATCCTACATCGGAGAAGCAAAATACGAAAGACAAACTTACAGCCAGAGCTATGATTATAAGTCAGGCGTTAATCAAAGTCCTGAAACCAAGTACGACCAATATAATTCTATTGATAAACCACGCTACAGACCGTCATATAACCAATATAAAACTGCTTATAAGAAGACCTATGCACCGTCATATGACAAATACAAGTCTGCCTACAAACCAACCTACGCACCAAAATACAAGTACAAGCCTATTTATAAAGAGAACAAAGCGATTAAACAGAGGCCTACCTATCCAATTGGCTTCAAGTCTAAAGTCCGACTGGTTTCAGTTGTTAAGGATAATCCTTCTGGTTATGATCCTAATCAAAAGAACGACAGAAGATACATTTCAGCACGTGCAAGTGAACTGAATGGATACGAAACGATTCCAATTTATAAACCAAAGAAAAGGTTAGGTGATTTACCCTGGTCAGAAACAGGTTGGGTGCCTATgtacatacctagctattaa